One window of Candidatus Methylomirabilota bacterium genomic DNA carries:
- a CDS encoding serine hydrolase gives VNGPDIVLERPTRYGLGFQLTMPERRLGPGPRAFGHFGAGGSLGFADPDARVAIGYAMNQGRPGWQHRHVRELIDLVYAAL, from the coding sequence AGGTGAACGGGCCGGACATCGTGCTGGAGCGGCCCACGCGCTACGGGCTGGGCTTTCAGCTCACCATGCCCGAGCGGCGGCTCGGCCCCGGGCCGCGCGCCTTCGGGCACTTCGGCGCGGGCGGGTCGCTCGGCTTCGCGGATCCCGACGCGCGCGTGGCCATCGGCTACGCGATGAACCAGGGGCGCCCGGGCTGGCAGCACCGGCACGTGCGCGAGCTGATCGATCTGGTGTACGCCGCGCTCTGA
- a CDS encoding DUF222 domain-containing protein: MPITATMSRAPMPTVVPTHPRVAELERLGDEIAELAAHLDAATARLLDLIREFDTRGGWNTGFRSCAEWLAWRVGMNLGAARERVRVARALPALPRLAAALARGELSYAKVRALTRVATPETEERLLGVGRAGTASHVERIVRGWRRVDRQAEAREAKLRHQNRALHVFHDDDGTVVLRGRLEPEVGALFVKALDAAREALYQGGFTVTFSGPRDPLGDPPTPAQQRADALALLAATALEHGLKHGLEPTTAADRYQVVVHVDAPVLADPDQPGQSVLEDGTHVSAETSARLACDASRTVMRHDDAGRIVEVAARSRTIPPALRRALQARDQGCRFPGCGSRFTEGHHIQHWARGGPTTLSNLALLCRRHHRAVHEEGFQIARAPDETLHFHRPDGEPLPEAPVPPALGDAPVAALRARHAEAGLRITARTGLPLWLGERLDLGWAIDVLRPVEPAAGPRFRGNVEATR; the protein is encoded by the coding sequence ATGCCGATCACCGCGACCATGTCACGCGCGCCGATGCCCACCGTGGTCCCCACCCACCCGCGCGTCGCCGAGCTGGAGCGCCTGGGCGACGAGATCGCCGAGCTCGCCGCCCATCTCGATGCCGCCACGGCGCGGCTGCTCGATCTCATTCGGGAGTTCGACACCCGCGGAGGCTGGAACACGGGCTTCCGCTCCTGCGCCGAGTGGCTGGCCTGGCGCGTGGGGATGAATCTCGGTGCCGCCCGCGAGCGCGTGCGGGTGGCGCGCGCCCTCCCGGCGCTGCCGCGACTGGCCGCGGCGCTCGCGCGCGGCGAGCTCTCCTACGCCAAGGTGCGCGCGCTCACCCGGGTGGCCACGCCGGAGACGGAGGAGCGCCTCCTTGGCGTGGGCCGCGCGGGCACTGCCTCCCACGTCGAGCGCATCGTGCGCGGCTGGCGACGAGTGGACCGGCAGGCGGAGGCTCGCGAAGCGAAGCTCCGCCATCAGAACCGCGCCCTGCACGTCTTCCACGACGACGACGGCACGGTAGTGCTCCGCGGCCGGCTCGAGCCCGAGGTGGGCGCGCTGTTCGTCAAGGCCTTGGACGCCGCGCGCGAGGCCCTCTACCAAGGTGGTTTTACTGTCACGTTCAGCGGCCCGCGCGACCCGCTCGGCGACCCGCCCACACCGGCCCAGCAGCGCGCCGACGCCCTGGCGCTCCTCGCCGCCACCGCCCTAGAGCATGGCCTGAAGCACGGCCTCGAGCCCACCACCGCCGCCGACCGCTACCAGGTGGTCGTCCATGTCGACGCCCCTGTGCTCGCCGACCCCGACCAGCCCGGTCAGTCCGTGCTCGAGGACGGTACGCACGTTTCCGCGGAAACGTCGGCGCGCCTAGCCTGTGACGCCAGCCGCACAGTGATGCGCCACGACGACGCAGGGCGCATCGTGGAGGTCGCGGCCCGTAGTCGCACCATTCCGCCTGCCCTGCGACGGGCCTTACAGGCCCGAGATCAGGGTTGCCGCTTCCCCGGTTGCGGCAGCCGCTTCACGGAAGGGCATCACATCCAGCACTGGGCCCGCGGAGGCCCCACCACGCTGTCCAACCTGGCCCTCCTCTGCCGCCGACACCACCGCGCCGTGCACGAGGAGGGCTTCCAGATCGCGCGCGCGCCGGACGAGACGCTACACTTTCATCGCCCGGACGGCGAGCCCTTGCCTGAAGCGCCGGTTCCGCCGGCCCTCGGCGACGCGCCCGTGGCGGCGCTGCGCGCGCGGCACGCCGAGGCGGGCCTGCGCATCACCGCGCGAACCGGGCTCCCCCTCTGGCTGGGCGAGCGCCTGGATCTCGGCTGGGCGATCGACGTCCTGCGGCCGGTCGAGCCTGCAGCCGGGCCGCGTTTCCGCGGAAACGTCGAGGCGACTCGCTGA